One part of the Gemmatimonadales bacterium genome encodes these proteins:
- a CDS encoding prolyl oligopeptidase family serine peptidase: protein MRSIFVRSIPCLGVAAAAIALPVVLAAQGPESARTTASRPAAAPTTSDAILAKEGYVAPPDPIARLVNAPRQSNYTYTAVTPGTRRYLVHLLSDGLPTLDELGRPHYNLGGFQVDYVANRARALNTSSDVGLQLYDWASGKTTSIEIPSGARISRTLAWSPEGNTVAFLAELPTSNQIFLADPATGKSRQLTTTGLLATEVTNFEWTADGKSIVAVLVPDARGAEPKDAPIATEPLVRLNEGRKLHTEVFPSLLDSPRDKALLEYYTTGQLAVIDVKTRAIHRIGGAGMIRTLDASPDATYFRVSYLDKPFSYLLPVSSFGTTDLIIDGAGKVLTRITNRPLRENPDTTTTARQGGAPGGGRGGITAVDTGKRDLTWHPVDDALVYFQVAPGAAGARNDSASAARRDDRIIEWMPPFDSSAASEKELYRTSGRVTGVQFSDNGRIMFVSQTGGNASEVAVYFDEANKAYPVVAAANGRGGARGGRGGAAGGGGRGGRGGAVAALVSKTGTHGSAVAMLSSDGQHVFMQGGGNAPAAPDAADSTEGRPTPKAWVDRIAIKTGERERIYESTSDLAETIAAPLDDDFNKAVITRESATVVPQSFILDLKTKDAKQITSNRDLMPEITSAIRKTVIGRRADGHSFKIMVTLPADWRPGVKLPALFWFYPREYDSQQAYDRPAAGGGGAAANRFPNYGPRSMAFIVTDGYALIEPDTPIFAQNGQLPNDHYVDDLRDDLAATIDALDTLGMIDRNRLAIGGHSYGAFSTANAMVHTPYFKAGIAGDGDYNRTLTPTGFQNERRDLWQGRETYLDMSPFLYADHLSGALLMYHSEEDQNVGTAPINSIRMFQALQSLGKTAALYMYPYEDHGPITRETDLDQWARWIAWLDKYVKNAGRTGDPMATPASTKQ from the coding sequence GTGCGCTCCATCTTCGTCCGCAGCATTCCCTGCCTCGGCGTTGCCGCGGCTGCCATCGCCCTCCCGGTTGTCCTGGCCGCACAGGGTCCGGAATCGGCGCGCACCACGGCGTCGAGGCCTGCTGCCGCGCCAACGACCAGCGACGCCATCCTCGCCAAGGAAGGGTACGTCGCACCGCCCGATCCGATCGCACGCCTCGTGAACGCGCCGCGCCAGTCGAACTACACCTACACCGCGGTCACGCCCGGCACGCGACGCTATCTCGTCCACCTGCTGAGCGATGGGCTCCCCACGCTCGACGAACTGGGGCGCCCGCATTACAACCTCGGCGGATTCCAGGTCGACTACGTCGCCAATCGCGCGCGCGCACTCAACACCAGCAGCGACGTCGGCCTGCAGCTGTATGACTGGGCTTCGGGGAAGACCACGTCGATCGAGATTCCGAGCGGTGCGCGGATTTCGCGGACGCTGGCGTGGTCGCCCGAGGGAAATACCGTCGCATTCCTCGCCGAATTGCCCACGTCGAATCAGATCTTCCTCGCCGACCCGGCAACGGGCAAGTCTCGTCAGCTGACCACGACGGGACTGCTTGCGACCGAAGTGACCAATTTCGAGTGGACCGCGGATGGCAAGTCGATCGTCGCGGTGCTGGTGCCCGATGCGCGCGGTGCCGAGCCAAAGGACGCACCGATCGCGACCGAGCCGCTGGTCCGGTTGAATGAGGGGCGGAAGCTTCACACCGAAGTCTTCCCGTCGCTGCTCGATTCGCCGCGCGACAAGGCGCTCCTCGAGTACTACACCACCGGACAGCTGGCGGTGATCGACGTGAAGACGCGCGCGATCCACAGGATCGGGGGGGCGGGAATGATCCGCACGCTCGATGCATCGCCGGATGCGACGTATTTCCGCGTCTCCTACCTCGACAAGCCGTTCTCGTATCTCCTGCCGGTGTCGAGCTTCGGCACCACCGATCTCATCATCGACGGCGCGGGGAAAGTGCTGACACGAATCACCAACCGGCCACTGCGGGAAAACCCCGATACCACGACAACGGCGCGTCAAGGGGGTGCTCCGGGCGGGGGGCGTGGCGGGATCACTGCCGTCGACACCGGCAAGCGCGATCTGACGTGGCACCCGGTGGATGACGCGCTGGTCTACTTCCAGGTGGCGCCAGGTGCCGCGGGGGCGCGGAACGATTCCGCATCGGCTGCGCGCCGCGACGACCGGATTATCGAATGGATGCCGCCGTTCGATTCGTCGGCGGCGAGCGAGAAGGAGCTCTATCGCACGTCGGGACGGGTGACCGGAGTGCAGTTCTCCGACAATGGCCGGATCATGTTCGTGAGCCAGACCGGCGGCAATGCCAGTGAAGTCGCGGTCTATTTCGACGAAGCGAACAAGGCGTACCCGGTCGTTGCCGCGGCGAATGGGCGCGGCGGTGCGCGCGGCGGACGCGGCGGAGCCGCCGGCGGTGGCGGCCGCGGCGGCCGAGGTGGCGCGGTGGCAGCGCTGGTGTCGAAGACCGGCACCCACGGCTCGGCGGTGGCGATGCTGTCGAGTGATGGGCAGCATGTCTTCATGCAGGGCGGCGGCAACGCGCCGGCCGCACCGGACGCTGCCGACAGCACTGAGGGACGCCCCACACCAAAGGCGTGGGTCGACCGGATTGCCATCAAGACCGGCGAACGCGAGCGGATCTACGAGAGCACCAGCGATCTCGCCGAGACGATCGCGGCGCCGCTCGACGATGACTTCAACAAGGCGGTGATCACGCGCGAATCCGCGACGGTGGTGCCGCAGTCGTTCATCCTCGATCTCAAGACGAAGGACGCGAAGCAGATCACCAGCAATCGCGACTTGATGCCGGAGATCACCAGCGCGATCCGGAAGACGGTGATCGGCCGCCGCGCCGACGGGCACTCGTTCAAGATCATGGTCACGCTCCCGGCCGATTGGCGGCCCGGCGTGAAACTCCCGGCACTCTTCTGGTTCTACCCACGCGAGTACGACAGCCAGCAGGCGTACGATCGTCCCGCGGCCGGGGGCGGTGGCGCGGCCGCCAACCGTTTCCCGAACTACGGGCCGCGGTCGATGGCCTTCATCGTGACCGACGGCTACGCGTTGATCGAGCCCGACACGCCGATCTTCGCGCAGAACGGCCAGCTCCCCAACGATCACTATGTCGACGACCTGCGTGACGATCTCGCCGCGACGATCGACGCGCTCGATACCCTCGGGATGATCGATCGCAACCGGCTCGCGATCGGCGGGCACAGCTACGGTGCGTTCAGCACGGCGAACGCGATGGTGCATACGCCGTACTTCAAGGCGGGGATCGCCGGCGACGGCGACTACAATCGCACATTGACGCCGACCGGCTTCCAGAACGAGCGGCGCGACCTCTGGCAGGGGCGCGAGACCTACCTCGACATGTCGCCGTTCCTCTACGCCGACCACCTGAGCGGTGCGCTCCTCATGTATCACTCCGAGGAGGACCAGAACGTCGGCACGGCGCCGATCAACTCGATCCGGATGTTCCAGGCACTGCAGTCGCTCGGCAAGACCGCGGCGCTGTACATGTATCCGTACGAGGATCACGGTCCGATCACGCGGGAGACCGATCTCGACCAGTGGGCCCGGTGGATCGCGTGGCTCGACAAGTACGTCAAGAACGCCGGACGGACCGGCGATCCGATGGCGACGCCGGCATCGACGAAGCAATGA